Proteins encoded by one window of Blautia luti:
- a CDS encoding DUF6110 family protein, with amino-acid sequence MIKFNGKKTGIFAAGVLFGTAGIKVLTSKDAKKLYTNCTAAVLRAKSCVMKTASTIQENAEDIYAEAQQINEDREAAEEVVEDAAEETVEDFKEETETAEEGSEE; translated from the coding sequence ATGATTAAATTTAATGGTAAAAAAACAGGAATTTTTGCTGCAGGAGTACTTTTCGGCACAGCAGGTATCAAAGTTCTTACAAGCAAGGATGCTAAGAAATTATACACAAACTGTACAGCAGCTGTTTTACGTGCGAAATCCTGTGTAATGAAAACAGCTTCCACAATCCAGGAGAATGCTGAAGATATTTATGCAGAAGCACAGCAGATCAATGAAGACAGAGAAGCAGCTGAAGAAGTAGTAGAAGATGCAGCTGAAGAAACAGTTGAAGACTTCAAAGAAGAGACAGAAACAGCAGAAGAAGGCAGCGAAGAATAA
- a CDS encoding transcriptional repressor: MQKDVVIQELKKRGCRITKQRRMLLDVILENECSCCKEIYYNASRLDPGIGSATVYRMVNLLEEIGAISRRNMYKIVRNPNCRDESICTIELDDNTVQKLSRDNFNNVIQAGLKACGYIENQEIERMFVNSCDFK; encoded by the coding sequence ATGCAGAAGGATGTTGTAATCCAGGAATTGAAAAAAAGAGGATGCAGGATTACCAAACAGAGAAGGATGCTGTTGGATGTGATTCTTGAAAATGAGTGTTCCTGCTGTAAAGAGATTTATTACAATGCCTCCCGCCTGGATCCGGGAATCGGATCTGCGACTGTATATCGTATGGTAAATCTTCTGGAGGAAATCGGTGCGATCAGCAGAAGAAACATGTATAAGATCGTACGTAATCCGAACTGCAGAGATGAAAGTATCTGCACGATCGAACTGGATGATAATACTGTTCAGAAATTATCCAGAGATAATTTTAACAATGTGATTCAGGCAGGCTTAAAAGCATGCGGCTATATTGAAAATCAGGAAATTGAACGAATGTTTGTGAATTCCTGTGATTTTAAGTAA
- a CDS encoding FeoB-associated Cys-rich membrane protein → MGTLVVGGILFVIVVLIIRVIVKDKKSGKSSCGGDCSHCRGCH, encoded by the coding sequence ATGGGAACTTTAGTTGTTGGTGGAATTTTATTTGTGATCGTAGTCCTGATCATCCGAGTGATCGTCAAGGACAAAAAAAGCGGTAAATCTTCATGTGGCGGAGACTGCAGCCATTGCCGTGGATGCCACTGA
- the feoB gene encoding ferrous iron transport protein B, producing the protein MSVKIALAGNPNCGKTTLFNALTGSNQFVGNWPGVTVEKKEGKLKGHKDVIITDLPGIYSLSPYTLEEVVARNYILQEKPDAIINIIDGTNIERNLYLTTQILELGIPVIMAINMMDIVAKNGDKIHIDKLKKKLGCEVVEISALKGTGITEAANKAVSIAQNHKKMVPVHEFCDKAEEVISAVEDKLSGTVAEEQKRFFAIKLLERDDKIIEQMNTSVNVSAEIKEMEDEFDDDTESIITNERYVYISSIIGQCVTKARKDKLSTSDKIDRIVTNRWLALPIFAVVMWIVYYVSVSTVGAFVTDWTNDVLFGEIIPPAIESGLNAIGCAAWLQGLILDGIVAGVGAVLGFVPQMLVLFLFLAFLESCGYMSRVAFIMDRIFRKFGLSGKSFIPMLIGSGCGVPGVMASRTIENDRDRKMTIMTTTFVPCGAKLPIIAMIAGAFFGNSGWVSTSAYFVGIAAIICSGIILKKTKMFAGDPAPFVMELPAYHWPTVSNILRSMWERGWSFIKKAGTIILLSTIILWFLMSFGWEGGSFGMVEELNESILAKIGTAIAWIFAPLGWTKAGEGWKMAVAAVTGLIAKENVVATFGMLYGFAEVAENGAEIWGNLAAAMTPIAAYGFLVFNLLCAPCFAAMGAIKREMNNAKWFWFAIGYQCGLAYVVSLCIYQIGTLLTGGGFSFWTIVAFVLVIGFLYMLFRPYKESETLKVNVKGMAKAK; encoded by the coding sequence ATGTCAGTAAAAATTGCACTCGCAGGTAACCCGAACTGCGGTAAAACGACATTGTTCAATGCACTGACCGGATCTAATCAGTTCGTAGGTAACTGGCCAGGTGTAACAGTTGAGAAAAAAGAAGGTAAGCTGAAAGGACATAAAGATGTCATCATCACAGACTTACCTGGTATCTATTCTTTATCACCGTACACACTTGAAGAAGTAGTTGCAAGAAATTACATCCTTCAGGAAAAACCGGATGCGATCATCAATATCATTGATGGTACAAACATCGAGAGAAACCTTTATCTTACCACTCAGATCCTGGAACTTGGTATTCCGGTGATCATGGCTATCAACATGATGGATATCGTGGCTAAGAACGGTGACAAGATACATATTGATAAATTGAAAAAGAAATTAGGCTGTGAAGTTGTTGAGATTTCCGCACTGAAGGGAACCGGAATCACAGAAGCGGCAAACAAAGCAGTATCTATCGCACAGAACCATAAGAAAATGGTTCCTGTACATGAATTCTGCGATAAGGCTGAAGAAGTGATCAGTGCAGTAGAAGATAAGCTTTCCGGAACTGTAGCTGAAGAACAGAAGAGATTCTTCGCGATCAAGCTTCTCGAAAGAGATGACAAGATTATTGAGCAGATGAATACATCCGTAAATGTATCTGCCGAGATCAAAGAAATGGAAGATGAGTTTGACGACGATACAGAAAGTATTATCACAAATGAGAGATATGTTTATATTTCTTCTATCATTGGTCAGTGTGTGACTAAGGCAAGAAAAGATAAGCTTTCCACATCTGATAAGATCGACCGTATTGTTACCAACAGATGGCTGGCATTGCCGATTTTTGCAGTTGTAATGTGGATTGTATATTATGTATCTGTAAGTACAGTTGGTGCTTTCGTAACTGACTGGACAAACGATGTTCTGTTTGGTGAGATCATTCCTCCGGCAATTGAATCCGGACTGAATGCGATTGGCTGTGCAGCATGGTTACAGGGACTGATCCTTGACGGTATTGTAGCCGGTGTGGGAGCTGTTCTCGGTTTCGTACCGCAGATGCTTGTACTGTTTTTATTCCTTGCATTCCTTGAGTCCTGCGGATATATGTCCCGTGTTGCATTCATCATGGACAGAATTTTCCGTAAATTCGGTCTTTCAGGTAAATCCTTCATCCCAATGCTCATCGGTAGTGGATGTGGTGTTCCTGGTGTTATGGCTTCCCGTACAATCGAGAATGACCGTGACAGAAAAATGACAATCATGACAACTACATTCGTTCCTTGCGGAGCTAAACTTCCGATCATCGCTATGATCGCAGGTGCATTCTTCGGAAACAGCGGATGGGTTTCAACAAGTGCTTACTTCGTTGGTATCGCAGCAATCATCTGCTCCGGTATCATCTTAAAGAAAACAAAAATGTTCGCCGGTGATCCGGCTCCGTTCGTTATGGAGCTTCCTGCATACCACTGGCCAACAGTCAGCAACATCTTAAGAAGTATGTGGGAAAGAGGCTGGTCCTTCATTAAGAAAGCCGGAACAATCATCCTTCTTTCAACAATCATTCTGTGGTTCTTAATGAGCTTCGGATGGGAAGGCGGAAGCTTCGGTATGGTTGAAGAACTTAACGAGAGTATTCTTGCTAAGATCGGTACAGCAATCGCATGGATCTTTGCACCTCTTGGCTGGACAAAAGCCGGCGAAGGATGGAAGATGGCAGTTGCAGCTGTTACAGGTCTGATCGCAAAAGAGAATGTAGTAGCTACATTCGGTATGCTTTATGGATTCGCAGAAGTTGCAGAAAACGGTGCTGAGATCTGGGGTAACCTGGCAGCAGCCATGACACCGATCGCAGCTTACGGTTTCCTGGTATTCAACCTTCTTTGTGCTCCTTGCTTCGCAGCTATGGGTGCGATCAAGAGAGAGATGAACAATGCAAAATGGTTCTGGTTTGCAATCGGATATCAGTGCGGTCTTGCATATGTAGTTTCCCTTTGCATTTATCAGATTGGTACTCTGCTTACAGGTGGCGGATTCAGCTTCTGGACAATCGTTGCATTTGTACTTGTAATCGGTTTCCTGTATATGCTGTTCAGACCATACAAAGAAAGCGAAACCCTTAAGGTTAACGTGAAAGGTATGGCAAAGGCTAAATAA
- a CDS encoding FeoA family protein, whose product MKTLKDIPVGKTVKVQKLTGEGPVKRRIMDMGITKGVEIFVRKVAPLGDPVEVTVRGYELSLRKADAEMIIVE is encoded by the coding sequence TTGAAAACATTAAAAGATATTCCTGTTGGAAAAACTGTTAAAGTTCAGAAGCTTACAGGAGAAGGCCCGGTAAAGAGAAGAATCATGGATATGGGAATTACAAAGGGCGTAGAGATCTTCGTAAGAAAAGTTGCTCCGCTGGGTGATCCGGTTGAGGTAACAGTAAGGGGATATGAGCTGTCCTTACGTAAAGCAGATGCAGAAATGATTATCGTAGAATAA
- a CDS encoding FeoA family protein, which produces MPLSMVNAGEPYTIKKIGGKEEVRRHLENLGFVVGGVVTVVSEINGSLIVNVKDSRVAIGKDMANKIMV; this is translated from the coding sequence ATGCCGTTATCAATGGTTAATGCAGGAGAGCCTTATACCATTAAGAAGATCGGAGGGAAAGAAGAAGTCAGAAGACATCTTGAAAACCTTGGTTTCGTAGTGGGAGGCGTGGTCACAGTTGTTTCCGAGATCAACGGAAGCCTGATCGTTAATGTCAAAGATTCCAGGGTTGCCATTGGAAAGGATATGGCAAATAAAATTATGGTCTGA
- a CDS encoding DUF2325 domain-containing protein: MSIVIVGGHDRMVAQYKKICKSYKCKCKVFTQMEADFSKKIGCPDLLVLFTNTVSHKMVKCALDEVGTSTDIVRCHTSSKNALNGILEAHCC, from the coding sequence ATGAGTATTGTAATCGTAGGTGGTCATGACCGTATGGTAGCCCAGTATAAAAAGATCTGTAAGTCATACAAATGCAAATGCAAGGTATTTACCCAGATGGAGGCAGATTTCAGCAAGAAGATCGGATGTCCGGATCTTTTGGTACTTTTTACAAACACAGTATCCCATAAGATGGTGAAATGTGCATTAGATGAGGTGGGAACGTCCACCGATATTGTAAGATGCCATACAAGCAGTAAAAACGCACTGAATGGAATCCTTGAAGCACACTGTTGTTAA
- the hydF gene encoding [FeFe] hydrogenase H-cluster maturation GTPase HydF, which produces MAVTLNETPSANRLHIGIFGKTNSGKSSFINAFSGQKVSIVADIAGTTTDPVYKPMEIYPLGPCVLIDTAGFADEGELGALRMEKTKLAAQKTDAGIILFSGRDMKEELDWFRYFKEKNTPVIPVLSKADTYEQEEKSFLISQIKKETGVTPCCISSVTGEGIQEIKENLTRCIPEGYGNRMITGNLVSAGDLVLLVMPQDIQAPKGRLILPQVQTLRELLDKKCRVMSVTTDQFTGALEVLAAPPKLIITDSQGFSYVYERKPSASMLTSFSVLFAAYKGDIHYYVEGAKAIDTLHADSRVLIAECCTHAPLQEDIGRVKIPRMLKKRFGDTLTVDLVSGTDFPEDLTGYDLVIQCGACMFNRKYVMYRIDRAKKQQIPMTNYGVAIAHLSGILPYVKVPE; this is translated from the coding sequence ATGGCAGTAACATTAAATGAAACACCTTCTGCAAACCGTCTGCACATCGGAATCTTTGGGAAAACAAACAGTGGTAAATCTTCATTTATCAACGCTTTTTCCGGCCAGAAAGTTTCCATTGTGGCAGATATTGCAGGAACAACTACAGATCCTGTATATAAGCCCATGGAAATTTATCCTCTGGGTCCCTGCGTACTCATTGATACAGCGGGATTTGCTGATGAGGGGGAACTTGGAGCTCTCCGCATGGAGAAAACGAAACTGGCAGCACAGAAAACAGATGCGGGGATCATTCTTTTTTCCGGAAGGGATATGAAGGAAGAACTGGACTGGTTCCGGTATTTCAAAGAAAAAAATACCCCGGTGATCCCGGTGCTCAGTAAAGCAGATACATATGAACAGGAAGAAAAATCTTTTCTGATCTCACAGATAAAAAAAGAAACCGGAGTAACCCCATGCTGTATCAGCTCTGTAACAGGAGAGGGGATACAGGAAATAAAGGAAAACCTGACAAGATGCATACCGGAAGGGTATGGAAACCGTATGATCACAGGTAATCTGGTTTCTGCCGGTGATCTGGTCCTTCTGGTCATGCCTCAGGATATCCAGGCACCGAAAGGACGTCTGATCCTTCCACAGGTTCAGACTCTGCGAGAACTGCTGGATAAAAAATGCCGGGTCATGAGTGTGACAACAGACCAGTTCACCGGAGCACTGGAGGTTCTGGCGGCTCCGCCGAAACTGATCATTACAGATTCCCAGGGTTTCTCTTATGTATATGAAAGGAAACCTTCTGCCAGCATGCTGACGTCTTTTTCAGTACTTTTTGCAGCATATAAGGGAGATATTCATTATTATGTGGAAGGGGCGAAAGCCATTGATACTCTGCATGCAGATTCCAGGGTGCTGATCGCAGAATGTTGTACCCATGCACCGCTGCAGGAAGATATAGGAAGAGTAAAAATCCCCCGTATGCTGAAAAAACGTTTCGGGGATACGCTGACAGTAGACCTGGTAAGCGGGACAGATTTTCCGGAAGATCTCACAGGTTATGATCTGGTGATCCAGTGCGGGGCATGCATGTTTAACCGGAAATACGTCATGTACCGGATCGACCGGGCAAAAAAGCAGCAGATCCCTATGACTAATTATGGTGTGGCGATCGCACATTTAAGCGGGATTCTTCCGTATGTGAAGGTTCCGGAATAA
- the hydE gene encoding [FeFe] hydrogenase H-cluster radical SAM maturase HydE → MLLKIQNTESVSREELEMILTTEDEAFVQELYRQARETAREYYGNQIYIRGLIEFTSYCKNNCYYCGIRCGNKNAQRYRLTTDQIMECCETGWNLGFRTFVLQGGEDPCYTDEKICQIVRQIKEKYPDCAVTLSIGEKSRESYEAYFEAGADRYLLRHETANEKHYRKLHPEEMSLSYRKNCLKILKEIGYQTGCGFMVGSPGQTIDTLYEDLMFIKELKPQMVGIGPFIPHQDTPFKAEPAGTLEMTLRLLAVIRLIQPGVLLPATTALGTIHPKGREKGVLAGANVVMPNLSPVDVRDKYKLYDNKICTGDEAAECKACMSARMKSIGYEVVTDRGDYKG, encoded by the coding sequence ATGCTGCTGAAGATCCAAAATACAGAATCTGTATCCAGAGAAGAACTGGAGATGATTCTCACCACAGAAGATGAGGCTTTTGTGCAGGAACTTTACAGACAGGCAAGGGAAACCGCCCGGGAATATTACGGAAATCAGATCTATATCCGTGGTCTTATAGAATTTACCAGCTATTGTAAGAATAACTGTTATTACTGCGGAATCCGCTGTGGGAACAAGAACGCACAGCGCTACCGCCTTACAACAGATCAGATCATGGAATGTTGTGAAACCGGATGGAACCTGGGATTTCGAACGTTCGTCCTGCAGGGAGGAGAAGACCCCTGTTACACAGATGAAAAAATCTGCCAGATCGTCCGCCAGATCAAGGAGAAATACCCGGACTGTGCAGTGACATTATCAATTGGAGAGAAAAGCAGAGAGAGTTATGAAGCATATTTTGAAGCAGGAGCAGACAGATATCTTCTTAGACATGAAACAGCAAATGAGAAACATTATAGGAAACTCCATCCTGAAGAAATGTCCCTTTCTTATCGAAAAAATTGTCTGAAAATTCTGAAAGAGATAGGATATCAGACCGGCTGCGGATTCATGGTTGGATCTCCGGGACAGACCATAGATACCTTATATGAGGATCTGATGTTTATAAAAGAACTGAAGCCTCAGATGGTCGGAATAGGCCCTTTTATTCCCCATCAGGATACTCCTTTCAAGGCAGAACCTGCCGGTACACTGGAAATGACCCTGCGGTTGTTGGCTGTTATCCGCTTGATCCAGCCTGGAGTACTTTTGCCGGCGACTACTGCACTGGGAACTATTCATCCCAAAGGCAGGGAAAAGGGAGTTCTGGCAGGAGCCAATGTGGTTATGCCTAATCTTTCTCCTGTAGATGTCAGGGATAAATATAAACTGTATGATAATAAAATCTGTACAGGTGATGAGGCAGCAGAATGTAAGGCATGTATGTCAGCCAGAATGAAGAGCATAGGTTACGAAGTAGTAACAGACAGAGGTGACTACAAAGGTTAA
- a CDS encoding transglutaminase-like domain-containing protein, whose protein sequence is MKKMKLLLGVAAAVFMLAAPASAKAVEVPAVSSYSGETVSAQAVKHGLIIKGNKITYWYKGRQAKNCWKKWEGNRYYFNQNGNAVRGGVRIKTGNTYVTYVLDENGRQITDKTNRMVTVNGNLYYITSKYGRAATGYFIYKNNLYYADPKGRCYKNRSRENGQLQFGSNGKAKRNYDALLKMRVMTIVSRITNSNMTKSEKLGACWNYVVSNFYYGGPDPNLNSTGWARSEALRMLSSGYGNCYGFSCTFAALAREVGYSPYMMCGRVPGSRDGAADGYTRHCWVRINGLYYDPEAQYAGWMRGVYGYSYYPISHQVQKVVSFNNH, encoded by the coding sequence ATGAAAAAAATGAAACTGTTGTTAGGAGTGGCAGCAGCAGTGTTTATGTTGGCTGCTCCTGCATCTGCGAAAGCTGTTGAAGTTCCTGCTGTATCTTCTTACAGCGGAGAAACTGTTTCTGCACAGGCAGTGAAACATGGTCTTATTATAAAAGGAAATAAGATCACCTACTGGTACAAAGGCAGACAGGCGAAAAACTGCTGGAAGAAATGGGAAGGCAACAGATATTACTTTAACCAGAACGGAAATGCAGTAAGAGGCGGTGTCAGAATCAAGACTGGAAATACATATGTAACCTACGTACTGGATGAAAATGGCCGCCAGATTACGGACAAGACCAACCGGATGGTGACAGTAAACGGGAATCTGTATTATATTACATCCAAGTATGGACGTGCAGCAACCGGATATTTTATTTACAAAAATAACCTGTACTATGCAGATCCCAAAGGCAGATGCTACAAGAACCGTTCCAGAGAAAACGGCCAGCTTCAGTTTGGATCCAACGGAAAAGCAAAAAGAAACTATGATGCCCTGTTAAAAATGAGGGTAATGACCATTGTATCACGAATTACCAACTCCAATATGACCAAGAGTGAGAAGCTGGGAGCCTGCTGGAATTATGTAGTGAGCAATTTCTACTATGGTGGTCCTGACCCGAACCTGAATTCAACAGGATGGGCAAGAAGCGAAGCCCTGAGAATGCTGAGCAGCGGTTACGGTAACTGTTATGGATTCTCCTGTACCTTTGCAGCACTTGCCAGGGAAGTAGGTTATTCTCCGTATATGATGTGCGGAAGAGTACCGGGAAGCAGAGACGGCGCAGCAGACGGATATACCCGCCACTGCTGGGTAAGGATCAATGGACTTTACTATGATCCGGAAGCGCAGTACGCAGGATGGATGAGAGGAGTGTACGGATACAGTTACTATCCCATCAGCCATCAGGTTCAGAAGGTTGTTTCCTTCAATAATCATTAA